In the genome of Candidatus Dormiibacterota bacterium, the window CCGCGGAGGGGGGCACGTCCCCCGCCCCCTTCCGCCCCTTCTCGAGATCGAGGTAATCAGCAAATGACCAGAAAAGCATTACTCGCCCTCATCGCACCCGTATTACTTGCCGCGTGCGGAACCCCAAGTGCGGCCAGCTCCGCCCCGTCGGCCAGCCCCACCGCGACGGTGTCGGCGACTCCGAGCGCCACCCCCACGCCGGAACCGACGCCAACCCCGATCCCAACTCCGACTCCAGCGCCGGCGACTGCGCCTCCGCGCGTCGCGCCCAGCGTCTTTTTGGCCAGCCACATGGGCCTCGGCGCGATCCTGGTGAACGCGCAGGGTCGAACCCTTTATTACTTCGTGCCCGAGCGCGGTGGCAGGATCGTCTGCACGGGGCAGTGCACGAACGCCTGGCCACCCCTGTTCGCAACCAGCATGGCCCCGACGGCTGGCGCGGCGCTACCAGGTCAGCTTGGGGTCGTCGCGCGAGCGAGCAGCGAGCAGGTCACCTACAACCACTGGCCCCTGTACACGTTTGCCGGCGATCGCGGGCCCGACCAGACCAACGGGCAGGGCGTATTTGGCTTCGGCGGAAAGTGGTTTGTTGCCACGCCGGGTCTCCGCCCGTAAGCGACACAGAAATTAGGAGGTCGATCGAATGAAACGAGTGCTCTTGACCCTGATGTTGCCTTTCGCCCTCGCGGCCTGCGGCGGCGCGGCTGCCGGTTACGGCGGTGGCGCCGCTCCGAGCTCACAGCCCGCGCCGGCGAGCATTTCGGTCGCTAGCAGTAACCTCGGCCAGATCCTGGTCGGCGCGAACGGAAAAACGCTCTATCTCTTCGAGGCCGACACCAGTACGCAGTCGACCTGCTCGGGCGCGTGCGCGCAGGCCTGGCCGCCGCTGACGACCGCCGGTGCGCCAAAGGCGGCAAGCGGTGCGTCGGCGTCGCTGCTGGGCACGACCACGCGGAGCGACGGCACCGCGCAGGTCACGTATAGCGGCCACCCGCTTTACTACTTCGTCAGCGACACCAAGGCCGGCGACACGAACGGTGAGGGCAGCACGGCGTTCGGCGCGGGATGGGATGTCCTCTCACCAACGGGCGCCAAGATCGAGAAGTCCGGTGCGTAGCCGGCGATAGCGATCGCTCGTAGACCAACTCCGACCCGCGGACCCTCCTCCCCCATCAGGGTCCGCGGGTTACTTCATACCAGCGTCACACTGGCTGCGTAGGCTTCTCCCCTGCCAAAATGGCGCAAACGGTCGTTCGGTCGCGGCGGGATTCGATTGACCGTCCTTCGTCTCAGCCTTCATCTGGATGAAGGCAGACGAATCGAGATTCCGCCCGGCCATCGCCTTAGATGGAGGGCCCGAAGAATTCGGGTCGCTTGTGTATCACCCGTGACAAAGGGACCGGCGACGGCCGGTCCCTTCCGTTGGCGGAGTTCAGAAGGGGCTGCAGTTAACCGGTAGCGTTCCCTTCATCCTGTGGCTGTCGCCCCCAATCTGGTGCGAGTGCGTTGGAGTTGTTGATGACGTGGGCCCGGGCCCCGTTCGCATTCATGACCAGCACTTGTAGGGGCTGGCCGGGGATGAATTGGTCGAATACGATCTTCTTTCCATCTGGAGAGTAGACAGGGCGAAAGTCGGCCTTTCCAAGCGGAGTCACATGCGTGAGCTGCTTCACTCCGGTGCCGTCGGGGCGGATCGTGAAGATATCTCCGACGTTTTGGGTGAAGTCGTTGTTGAAGATGATGCGCGACCCGTCCGGTGACCACTCTGGGTGACCGGCGTCCATTGAAATCGGGGTCACCTGCCGCATATCGGTCCCGTCGGCTCTCATGACAAAGATTGCGGAGAGCCCCGGCCCGTTCGGGAACTGCTGGAACGCGATCCATCGGCCGTTTGGTGAGTACTCTGGCTCGGCGGCAAACGTCTCCACGGAGAACGCGGTGAGCTCGCGCAGCCCGGAGCCATCGGGGTTGATCCTCCAGATGTTCGTGCAGCACTGCCCGAACGACGCGTGCTCGAACACGAGATGCCTCCCATTGGGGGACCACGACGGGTCGCCGCTAAACCCGCGCAAGTCGGTGATCTGTCGGACATCGCTCCCGTCGGGCGTCATTGTGAAGATCTCGACAGCGCGCGTCCGGTCGGAGTCGAAGGCAATCAGGCTGCCGTCGGGCGACCAGTCGGAAATTACGCTGTTCGCACCCGCGACGGCGGTTAACTGCCTCACGCCGCTTCCGTCAGGGTTCATCGTGTAGATCTGCCTCGAGCCGGTCTGATCGCTGGAGAAAGAGATCCGTCCATTGACACCCGGATCGCCTGCGAGCGCCGGTGCAGCGCTGGTGGCCAATCCGACAAGGGCCACGGCAGCACAAACAATAAGACGCCTCGAGCGCATCCAGTTGCCATGCTTCCAGGTCCTCTCCCGGACCACCAAGGGCGCACCACGTGTCGGCAACTTAGGGACAACTGCAGTCGCTCTGATCGCGAAAGCAGCAGCAAGTAGCTTCCTCACCGGGTTACCTCCCTGATCAGCGTCAAGCTGACCAATAAGTTGCGATTGTTTGTTTGCGCAGGCAGGGTAGGGCTGCCCACGGTCCGAACTAGATAGTGCGGTCAATCCCCGCTCTTTTCAATAGCGACTTGACGCTCGATCTCGGGTTTTCCAATGAAGTCTCCTCCTGTGTCACCTAATCCCATCGCTCAGGCCACAGCCGGCTCGGACGCGGGCATCACTCCCAGCTGGACCAGGATCTCCACCTGGTCGAAATACTCGCGCTGCGTCTTGATGAGGCCGTCGTCACCGACGGTGCCGACACTGACGGCGGCGGTCCTCATCCTCCGGTTGGTCGGGGGCAGCTCGCCGGCGGGCATCGGAAGCGGACCGCCGTGCGTCCCCTCCGACACATACTCGATGGCGACCGCATCTCCCTGTTCGATGATCCGCTTAATGGTCACGTGCACGTCCGGAAAAGCACCCAACAGCGTGGCGTAGAAAGCCACGATGGCGTTCCGTCCTTTCGTCGGTCCGAGCCCGGGCCAGACGAGCTCCGCATCCTGAGCGTACATGTCGCCAATCGGGTTCAAGTCGTGAGCGTTGACCGCTTCATTCAGCCGATATACGCGATCCTTGAGGCTCGTGGTCATTTGAGACGACCTCCTTGATGTGATGCGACCAGTCTCCCGCCGCCCGGCCGCCGCCGAATCGGGGAAACCCCTAGACCTCGGGGGAAGGCGCCAGTACCATGGGGCCATGCTCGTCGGCAGGGGCGAGGAACTGGCCCGTATCGCGGCTCTCCTCGAGCACGCCCGGTCGGGCGTGAGCGGCGCGCTGATCCTCCGAGGTGAGCCCGGCATCGGCAAGAGTGCCCTGCTTCGCGAAGCGTTGACCCCGGCGAAGGGCATGACCATCCTCTCGGCGACTGGCATCGAGGCGGAGTCGGAGCTTCCCTTCTCGGGGCTGTCGGAACTCCTCTTTCCTCTGCTCGAGCTCTTACCCGAGATACCCGGCCCTCAGGCTGACGCCCTGGCGGCGGCGCTGGCGCTCGGGCCGCCCGTCGCCCCCGACCCGTTCGCGGTCTCGGCCGCGACCCTGAGCATGCTGGCGGTCGCGGCGGAGCGCCATCCGGTGCTCGCGATCGTCGACGACGCCCACTGGCTGGACGCCGCGTCGCGCGACGCCGTGCTCTTCGCCGTCCGCCGGCTGCATGCCGACCGAGTGGCCGTGCTGTTTGCTGTCCGGGAGGGTGAGCCCGTCGAGTTCCGGCCGCCAGGGATACCTGATTTGGCCGTCGAGGGCATCAGTGCGGAAGCATCTCGCGAGTTGATCGCCCGGTCAGCCGGCAAGGTGGTGCCGGATCCGGTCGCCGATCGCGTCCATCGCTCCACCCGTGGCAACCCGCTCGCCATCCTGGAGAGCCTCGAGGTCCTGTCACCGGGCCAACTCGCGGGGACTGAGCCGCTCGAAGAACCCCTGCCAACCGGGCCTGGCGTCCAGCGATCATTCGAGCGTCGCATCGCGCGACTTCCGGGGGACACCCGCAAGGCGCTGCTTGTAGCGGCGGCCTCGCAGTCCGGATCGGTCGACGAGATCCGCCGCGCCTGCGAGGGCTATGGGACGAAGCTCGAAGCCCTCGATCCCGCCGAGGTCGCCGGACTGACGCGCAACGACGGGCTTCGGATTCAGTTTCGGCATCCTCTGATGCGGGCCGCCGTCTACCACGGCGCCACGGCACCCGACCGCCGATCGGTCCATGCGGCGCTCGCCTCGGTGTTGACCGATCCGAAGTCCCTTGTGCCGCGCGCGTGGCACCTTGCGGCGGCGGCGCAGGGAGAAGATGAAGAAATTGCGGCCACCCTCGAGCGCGCGGCCGTTGAAGCCCGCGGGCGAAGCGGTCTGGCGGCCGCCTCCAGGGCGTTCGAGCGCGCAGCGCGCCTGACGCCAGATCCTGAACGGCGCGCCGCCCGCCTGCACGAGGCCGGGTCCGACGCCTACGTCGGCGGCGAATCGCAGCGCGGCATCGCGCTGCTGGACGAAGCCCTCGAGCTCGCCGGCGGCATCTCGCTACGGGCCGCGGTTGCGCATAGCCGCGCCCGCGCGG includes:
- a CDS encoding nuclear transport factor 2 family protein gives rise to the protein MTTSLKDRVYRLNEAVNAHDLNPIGDMYAQDAELVWPGLGPTKGRNAIVAFYATLLGAFPDVHVTIKRIIEQGDAVAIEYVSEGTHGGPLPMPAGELPPTNRRMRTAAVSVGTVGDDGLIKTQREYFDQVEILVQLGVMPASEPAVA